From the genome of Opisthocomus hoazin isolate bOpiHoa1 chromosome 8, bOpiHoa1.hap1, whole genome shotgun sequence, one region includes:
- the LOC104338048 gene encoding cytokine receptor common subunit beta isoform X1, producing the protein MNVKEILILLLNLCLVFSVQAIRESIPMKSLSCYNDYNSQVTCTWMEHSEAHALAAVILYRRDNIIMENKEMLCKRQTENDLHEAPDSYVHWVCRSTTDNFGIGVDDTYSFKPNKTLQAELNVDLFQNVQTLPPQNLSVSLMTSGDFLLTWKAADGSQGLGSALEYEVTYKRVWESWEKAASLLLSSTTRCHLSHKDLVPGSSYIARVRARPGQDSGFSGQFSEWSMEVSWETTEGDLQPRNLRCLFNGADRLTCSWEVKKVIITSVLFGLFFRSTPASVEEECSPVHEKALPHIPYVVQSCEIPVSNSSSQSQYHVSVRAKKEEKLIEAYKNIKVLPPENVSVTVTENQEYELKWTKYTLRYGFIKQRYQVEYWRDNQYEKTLQKLDVSNDEPPFVFTPQMLASSTEYRGKMRARVNTPLDYEGPWSEWSEEFTWKTQQVLPPVVLPVTLPALIIALLIVAHCSYKYFLRHVEKQIWKTLWCCCRKRQMWEEKIPNPSKSLLIQSYLGKVPLGNWPTSSQLDFNKCNHSEKMEQASFLQVVDRQMKSLAECPEGQAKKPDVSPVALDLQNSYHALNESKHAPVVCPSQIAGRSFPVSRRNSADASIASQKAISCFAFNGPYLYSSMMSSQPDMHQTLEVHPVGVREKSVSLQYVTLPKDNCPQAPQRQEQPGAGPPRPFQLSHQKEMMQHLSDEKQVSPALPDCGKGTNVRTEEQKSPKALSCTTSPQHCTLEYITTESLLLPSASESARPPLVTAGELPSDSQEPQPSSDHSCHEFSPGKTGVMVPVSGQAPSSSGLHLDTFRDYLTVPFGLHGHSEPTKISLPVLQKGNNLPRKQPLPEGNLVVLNPDSMEPVFLCQVGDYCFHSLKSGVKVDVSQEDHQVKKPSEDKTTPGKPVSDDESITGKEKDVSKMQAIQLFKNLKSDDYFSWQQSLRITETC; encoded by the exons GGAGAACAAGGAGATGCTTTGCAAACGCCAAACAGAAAATGACTTACATGAGGCTCCAGACTCCTATGTGCACTGGGTTTGTCGCAGCACTACAGACAATTTTGGAATAGGGGTAGATGATACTTACAGCTTCAAACCTAACAAGACACTTCAAGCAGAACTAAATGTTGATCTTTTCCAGAATG TTCAAACCCTCCCACCTCAAAACCTCTCAGTCAGCTTGATGACATCAGGAGACTTCTTGCTGACCTGGAAAGCAGCTGATGGAAGCCAAGGGCTGGGCAGTGCACTGGAGTATGAAGTCACTTACAAGCGCGTTTGGGAGTCCTGGGAG AAAGCTGCCTCACTCTTGCTCTCCAGCACCACACGGTGCCATCTCAGCCACAAGGACCTTGTCCCAGGGAGCAGCTACATTGCCCGTGTACGAGCCAGACCGGGGCAGGACAGCGGTTTCTCTGGGCAGTTCAGCGAGTGGAGCATGGAGGTGTCGTGGGAGACCACTGAAG GGGACCTTCAGCCCAGGAACCTTCGCTGCCTCTTCAATGGTGCAGATCGTCTGACGTGCAGCTGGGAAGTGAAGAAAGTGATCATCACCTCTGTCCTCTTTGGCTTGTTCTTCAGGTCCACGCCGGCATCCGT aGAAGAGGAGTGCTCTCCTGTGCATGAGAAGGCATTGCCCCACATCCCGTATGTAGTCCAGAGCTGTGAGATCCCTGTTAGCAACTCCAGCAGTCAGAGCCAGTACCATGTGTCTGTCCGGGCCAAGAAGGAGGAGAAACTGATTGAAGCCTACAAGAACA TTAAGGTGCTGCCACCTGAAAATGTGTCAGTAACAGTGACGGAGAACCAAGAGTATGAGCTGAAGTGGACAAAATACACTTTGCGATATGGCTTCATAAAACAGAGATACCAAGTTGAGTACTGGAGAGACAACCAATATGAAAAG aCTCTCCAGAAGTTAGATGTCAGCAACGATGAACCTCCCTTCGTCTTCACCCCGCAGATGCTGGCATCATCTACAGAATACAGGGGGAAAATGCGTGCAAGGGTGAATACGCCTCTGGATTATGAGGGGCCTTGGAGCGAATGGAGTGAGGAGTTCACCTGGAAGACCCAGCAGG TTTTGCCACCAGTGGTTCTCCCAGTGACGCTGCCAGCTCTCATCATCGCTTTGCTAATAGTTGCTCATTGCAGCTATAAGTATTTCCTCAG GCACGTTGAGAAGCAAATCTGGAAAACTCTGTGGTGTTGTTGCAGGAAGAGGCAAATGTGGGAGGAAAAGATTCCGAACCCCAGCAAGAGTCTCCTGATCCAGAGCTACCTGGGG aaagtacCTTTAGGGAACTGGCCAACAAGCAGCCAGCTGGACTTCAACAAATGCAACCATTCAGAGAAGATGGAGCAGGCTAGTTTCCTTCAAGTTGTGGACAG GCAGATGAAGAGCTTGGCAGAGTGCCCTGAAGGGCAGGCTAAAAAACCAGATGTTTCCCCTGTTGCACTGGACCTCCAGAACTCATACCATGCTTTAAATGAGTCAAAGCATGCCCCAGTTGTCTGCCCAAGTCAGATTGCTGGTCGTTCCTTTCCTGTTTCAAGGAGAAACAGTGCTGATGCAAGCATTGCTTCCCAGAAAGCAATCTCTTGCTTTGCCTTCAATGGTCCATACTTGTACAGCTCCATGATGTCCTCCCAGCCTGATATGCATCAGACCCTGGAAGTGCACCCAGTGGGAGTTCGTGAGAAATCTGTTTCCCTTCAATATGTGACCCTTCCAAAGGACAACTGTCCCCAGGCTCCACAGAGGCAAGAACAGCCAGGAGCAGGTCCGCCGCGGCCCTTCCAGCTCTCACATCAGAAGGAAATGATGCAGCACCTCAGTGATGAGAAACAAGTCTCCCCGGCCCTGCCAGATTGTGGGAAAGGCACGAACGTGAGAACAGAAGAGCAGAAATCTCCAAAGGCTCTCAGCTGTACCACGTCTCCTCAGCACTGCACCTTGGAGTACATCACCACAGAGAGCCTGTTGCTGCCATCAGCCAGCGAGTCCGCCCGTCCACCACTTGTCACTGCTGGGGAGTTACCTTCTGACTCACAGGAGCCCCAGCCCTCCAGTGACCACTCTTGCCATGAGTTTTCTCCTGGGAAAACTGGTGTCATGGTCCCAGTTTCAGGTCAAGCACCCAGCTCTTCTGGATTGCACCTGGATACATTTAGAGACTATCTTACTGTCCCTTTCGGTCTCCATGGACATTCAGAACCCACAAAGATTTCTTTGCCTGTCTTGCAGAAGGGAAACAATCTTCCTAGAAAGCAGCCTTTGCCGGAGGGTAACTTGGTGGTGTTAAACCCTGACAGCATGGAGCCAGTTTTTCTTTGCCAGGTTGGTGACTATTGCTTCCACAGCCTAAAATCCGGTGTGAAGGTGGATGTTAGTCAGGAAGACCACCAAGTCAAGAAACCTTCTGAAGACAAGACAACACCTGGGAAGCCTGTATCTGATGATGAATCTATCACTGGCAAAGAAAAGGATGTATCAAAAATGCAGGCTATTCAGCTTTTCAAAAACCTGAAATCAGATGATTACTTTTCCTGGCAGCAATCTTTGAGGATCACGGAAACCTGTTAA
- the LOC104338048 gene encoding cytokine receptor common subunit beta isoform X2, whose amino-acid sequence MNVKEILILLLNLCLVFSVQAIRESIPMKSLSCYNDYNSQVTCTWMEHSEAHALAAVILYRRDNIIMENKEMLCKRQTENDLHEAPDSYVHWVCRSTTDNFGIGVDDTYSFKPNKTLQAELNVDLFQNVQTLPPQNLSVSLMTSGDFLLTWKAADGSQGLGSALEYEVTYKRVWESWEKAASLLLSSTTRCHLSHKDLVPGSSYIARVRARPGQDSGFSGQFSEWSMEVSWETTEGDLQPRNLRCLFNGADRLTCSWEVKKVIITSVLFGLFFRSTPASVEEECSPVHEKALPHIPYVVQSCEIPVSNSSSQSQYHVSVRAKKEEKLIEAYKNIKVLPPENVSVTVTENQEYELKWTKYTLRYGFIKQRYQVEYWRDNQYEKTLQKLDVSNDEPPFVFTPQMLASSTEYRGKMRARVNTPLDYEGPWSEWSEEFTWKTQQVLPPVVLPVTLPALIIALLIVAHCSYKYFLRKRQMWEEKIPNPSKSLLIQSYLGKVPLGNWPTSSQLDFNKCNHSEKMEQASFLQVVDRQMKSLAECPEGQAKKPDVSPVALDLQNSYHALNESKHAPVVCPSQIAGRSFPVSRRNSADASIASQKAISCFAFNGPYLYSSMMSSQPDMHQTLEVHPVGVREKSVSLQYVTLPKDNCPQAPQRQEQPGAGPPRPFQLSHQKEMMQHLSDEKQVSPALPDCGKGTNVRTEEQKSPKALSCTTSPQHCTLEYITTESLLLPSASESARPPLVTAGELPSDSQEPQPSSDHSCHEFSPGKTGVMVPVSGQAPSSSGLHLDTFRDYLTVPFGLHGHSEPTKISLPVLQKGNNLPRKQPLPEGNLVVLNPDSMEPVFLCQVGDYCFHSLKSGVKVDVSQEDHQVKKPSEDKTTPGKPVSDDESITGKEKDVSKMQAIQLFKNLKSDDYFSWQQSLRITETC is encoded by the exons GGAGAACAAGGAGATGCTTTGCAAACGCCAAACAGAAAATGACTTACATGAGGCTCCAGACTCCTATGTGCACTGGGTTTGTCGCAGCACTACAGACAATTTTGGAATAGGGGTAGATGATACTTACAGCTTCAAACCTAACAAGACACTTCAAGCAGAACTAAATGTTGATCTTTTCCAGAATG TTCAAACCCTCCCACCTCAAAACCTCTCAGTCAGCTTGATGACATCAGGAGACTTCTTGCTGACCTGGAAAGCAGCTGATGGAAGCCAAGGGCTGGGCAGTGCACTGGAGTATGAAGTCACTTACAAGCGCGTTTGGGAGTCCTGGGAG AAAGCTGCCTCACTCTTGCTCTCCAGCACCACACGGTGCCATCTCAGCCACAAGGACCTTGTCCCAGGGAGCAGCTACATTGCCCGTGTACGAGCCAGACCGGGGCAGGACAGCGGTTTCTCTGGGCAGTTCAGCGAGTGGAGCATGGAGGTGTCGTGGGAGACCACTGAAG GGGACCTTCAGCCCAGGAACCTTCGCTGCCTCTTCAATGGTGCAGATCGTCTGACGTGCAGCTGGGAAGTGAAGAAAGTGATCATCACCTCTGTCCTCTTTGGCTTGTTCTTCAGGTCCACGCCGGCATCCGT aGAAGAGGAGTGCTCTCCTGTGCATGAGAAGGCATTGCCCCACATCCCGTATGTAGTCCAGAGCTGTGAGATCCCTGTTAGCAACTCCAGCAGTCAGAGCCAGTACCATGTGTCTGTCCGGGCCAAGAAGGAGGAGAAACTGATTGAAGCCTACAAGAACA TTAAGGTGCTGCCACCTGAAAATGTGTCAGTAACAGTGACGGAGAACCAAGAGTATGAGCTGAAGTGGACAAAATACACTTTGCGATATGGCTTCATAAAACAGAGATACCAAGTTGAGTACTGGAGAGACAACCAATATGAAAAG aCTCTCCAGAAGTTAGATGTCAGCAACGATGAACCTCCCTTCGTCTTCACCCCGCAGATGCTGGCATCATCTACAGAATACAGGGGGAAAATGCGTGCAAGGGTGAATACGCCTCTGGATTATGAGGGGCCTTGGAGCGAATGGAGTGAGGAGTTCACCTGGAAGACCCAGCAGG TTTTGCCACCAGTGGTTCTCCCAGTGACGCTGCCAGCTCTCATCATCGCTTTGCTAATAGTTGCTCATTGCAGCTATAAGTATTTCCTCAG GAAGAGGCAAATGTGGGAGGAAAAGATTCCGAACCCCAGCAAGAGTCTCCTGATCCAGAGCTACCTGGGG aaagtacCTTTAGGGAACTGGCCAACAAGCAGCCAGCTGGACTTCAACAAATGCAACCATTCAGAGAAGATGGAGCAGGCTAGTTTCCTTCAAGTTGTGGACAG GCAGATGAAGAGCTTGGCAGAGTGCCCTGAAGGGCAGGCTAAAAAACCAGATGTTTCCCCTGTTGCACTGGACCTCCAGAACTCATACCATGCTTTAAATGAGTCAAAGCATGCCCCAGTTGTCTGCCCAAGTCAGATTGCTGGTCGTTCCTTTCCTGTTTCAAGGAGAAACAGTGCTGATGCAAGCATTGCTTCCCAGAAAGCAATCTCTTGCTTTGCCTTCAATGGTCCATACTTGTACAGCTCCATGATGTCCTCCCAGCCTGATATGCATCAGACCCTGGAAGTGCACCCAGTGGGAGTTCGTGAGAAATCTGTTTCCCTTCAATATGTGACCCTTCCAAAGGACAACTGTCCCCAGGCTCCACAGAGGCAAGAACAGCCAGGAGCAGGTCCGCCGCGGCCCTTCCAGCTCTCACATCAGAAGGAAATGATGCAGCACCTCAGTGATGAGAAACAAGTCTCCCCGGCCCTGCCAGATTGTGGGAAAGGCACGAACGTGAGAACAGAAGAGCAGAAATCTCCAAAGGCTCTCAGCTGTACCACGTCTCCTCAGCACTGCACCTTGGAGTACATCACCACAGAGAGCCTGTTGCTGCCATCAGCCAGCGAGTCCGCCCGTCCACCACTTGTCACTGCTGGGGAGTTACCTTCTGACTCACAGGAGCCCCAGCCCTCCAGTGACCACTCTTGCCATGAGTTTTCTCCTGGGAAAACTGGTGTCATGGTCCCAGTTTCAGGTCAAGCACCCAGCTCTTCTGGATTGCACCTGGATACATTTAGAGACTATCTTACTGTCCCTTTCGGTCTCCATGGACATTCAGAACCCACAAAGATTTCTTTGCCTGTCTTGCAGAAGGGAAACAATCTTCCTAGAAAGCAGCCTTTGCCGGAGGGTAACTTGGTGGTGTTAAACCCTGACAGCATGGAGCCAGTTTTTCTTTGCCAGGTTGGTGACTATTGCTTCCACAGCCTAAAATCCGGTGTGAAGGTGGATGTTAGTCAGGAAGACCACCAAGTCAAGAAACCTTCTGAAGACAAGACAACACCTGGGAAGCCTGTATCTGATGATGAATCTATCACTGGCAAAGAAAAGGATGTATCAAAAATGCAGGCTATTCAGCTTTTCAAAAACCTGAAATCAGATGATTACTTTTCCTGGCAGCAATCTTTGAGGATCACGGAAACCTGTTAA